The DNA window ATATGCGCGTCTTGGCAAAATGTCAAAGTCTTGATTTTGTAACGACTTACATTGGGACCGGCCACAGTTATGTCTGCAGTATATACACATGTTGTAGAATGCACCGGTAGTCGTTTCTCAGACACAAGACGTAACTTTTCCAAGTGGTTGTAACTCTGTGATTCAGTAGTGAATCACACGCCTAGGCCCCCGGAGGCACAGGAATTTAAGGTAACGCCAGTGGGTGCGCTGTCAAACAGACTACCCCCGATTTCCACTCAACCCTAAGCCAACCCCCCGAAACCCTCAGTAAAGAGGCAGTGTTTTTAATACAGCGATATGGTTAAACGAAGCTGGTTGTTTTTGAATTTTCGCCGCGGaggtctgaatgtgtttgtggttgtattGTACTTAGTAAACAGCAGTTCTGTGACACAGGTGTGTgcctctgtgcctgtctgtctctaactGCGTCCCTACGTAAACAGAGGAGCGTCAGTGTAAGAGAGCAGCTGTTACCTTAATCAGGTATGCACATTAGAGAGGGGAGACAAAAGTTTTCACTCATTAGACAGAAATCAAACCATTTCTCGACACCCTTTTCCCCCTCAGAACTCAAAAAGTCTGTCCTGATTTATGCATGGGGTGTTAGatgttttaaagattttctGTATGTTTAGCGATCGATAGTTTTTAAAAAGTTCCGGTACCTTGGACAGGTTTAAAAAACTGAGGAGAGTTATCGACCGTTCTCAGGCTCTCGAATTGTAGCCGCTACTTTTTCAACTTAATGCCATTTTATGTCCGCGTACTGAACATAATTTTAGAAGTATATGTAGTTATGTACGTCTCTAGATGTAGTGTAAATAAACGATTTGAACTTAATGAATAGAGTCGAGTGTTGAGGTGTGAGGGTGACATGCGGCAGAATGATATTTAGGCAGCTCACCGGGTTGATGCATTGGTACAGGTACAGTGGGAAAACAAGCCAATTAACGGGaggcgtgctctctctctctctctctcccgcagAGCCTGTCTGTAGTTTATGCCGCGGTGGGATCTGGGTAAAGATGTCTGTTCGGGAGTCGTTTAACCCGGAGAGCCACGAGCTGGATAAGAACTTCAGACTAACGCGCTTCACTGAGTTAAAAGGCACGGGCTGCAAGGTGCCTCAGGACGTCCTACAGAAACTTCTGGAGTCTCTACAGGAAAATCACTACCAAGAGGATGAACAGTTTCTGGGGGCAGTTATGCCCAGACTGGgtaaagaaacacacacgcgcgcacacacacacacacacacacacgcttgttgAGTATACATTCTGACACGTAGATATGTTTTCTAACATGGGTTTGTTCACATGTTCAGGTGAACTCCCATGATTGATAGCTAAAATGAAAGCTACTTGTCCAGTACATACGCTTTGAGTTTTCACAACTTAAtcatttgttgattttttttttttttttttttttttaatgcaggcATTGGTATGGACACCTGTGTGATTCCCCTGAGGCATGGGGGCCTTTCACTAGTACAAACCACAGACTACATCTACCCCATAGTGGATGATCCCTATATGATGGTGAGAAAACGACTCTGATGTGATTAGTGAATTAATCATTAGtcactcatttttaaatgtcagttaaTGGACTTTTAGTAGTTTGCTGTCTGATATAAGAATGAAGTGTGTGGGTCCCTCCTGCATTGAAAACTGAGGCAGCTCTGAATGGATCAGATAAGATTTGcctttattctctgtgtgtgtgtgtgggatcacGAAGGTGCTTAATGATGTTCTGACCTGATGggacgtctttttttttctttttcattttttaagtaAAATTGAACTTGTGATTGTCTTATCATAGATAGGctgtggttttctctctttgttcctttttttttaaactgaatctctctgtctgcctgtctgtctgtctgcctgtctgcctgtctgtctgtcaggggCGGATAGCGTGTGCGAACGTACTCAGTGACCTGTATGCTATGGGAGTCACAGAGTGTGACAACATGCTCATGCTGCTGGGTGTCAGTAACAAACTCTCAGACAAGGTGAcgcacccgtgtgtgtgtgtgtgtgtgtgtgtgtgtgtgtgtgtgtgtgagtgagtgtgtgtgtgtgtgtgtgagtgagtgtgtgtgtgtgtgagtgagtgtgtgtgtgtgtgagtgagtctgtgtgtgtgtgtgtgtctgtgtgtgtgtgtgtgagtgagtctgtgtgtgtgagtgagtctgtgtgtgtgagtgagtctgtgtgtgtgtgtgtctgtgtgagtgagtgagtgtgtgtgtgtgtgtgtgtgtgagtgagtgagtgagtgagtgagtgtgtgtgtctgtgtgagtgagtgagtgtgtgtgtgtgtgtgtgtgtgagtgagtgagtgtgagtgagtgtgtgagtgagtgagtgtgagtgtgtgtgtgtgtctgtgtgtgtgtgtgtgtgtctgtgtgtgtgtgtgtgtgtgtgtgtgtgtctgtgtgtgtgtgtgtgtgtgtgtgtctgtgtgtgtgtgtgtgagtgagtctgtgtgtgtgagtgagtctgtctgtgtgtgtgagtgagtctgtgtgtgtgtgtgtgtctgtgagtgagtgagtgtgtgtgtgtgtgtgtgtgtgagtgagtgtgagtgagtgagtgtgtgtgtgtctgtgtgtgtgtgtgtgtgtgtgtgtgtgtgtctgtgtgtgtgtgtgtctgtgtgtgtgtgtgtgtgtgtgtgtgtctgtgtgtgtgtgtgtgagtgagtctgtgtgtgtgagtgagtctgtgtgtgtgagtgagtctgtgtgtgtgtgtgtgtgtgtgtgtgtctgtgtgtgagtgagtgagtgtgtgtgtgtgtgtgtgtgagtgagtgagtgtgagtgagtgtgtgagtgagtgagtgagtgtgtgtgtgtgtgtgtctgtgtgtgtctgtgtgtgagtgtctgtgtgtgagtgtgtgtgtgtgtctgtgtgtgagtgagtctgtgtgtgtgtgtgtgtgtgtctgtgtgtgagtgagtgagtgagtgtgtgtgtgtgtgtgtgtgtgtgtgtgtgagtgagtgtgtgagtgagtgagtgtgtgtgtctgtgagtgagtgagtgtgtgtgtgtgtgtgtgtgtgtgagtgagtgtgtgtgtgagtgtgtgagtgtgtgtgtgtgtgagtgagtgagtgtgtgtgtgtgtgtgtgtgtctgtgtgtgagtgagtgtgtgagtgagtgagtgagtgagtgtgtgtgtgtgtgtgtctgtgtgtgagtgagtgagtgtgtgtgtgtgtgtgtgtgtgtgtgtgtgtgtgtgtgtgagtgagtgagtgtgtgtgtgagtgtgtgtgtgtgtgagtgagtgagtgagtgtgtgtgtgtgtgtctgtgtgtgagtgagtgagtgtgtgtgtgtgtgtgtgtctgtgtgtgagtgagtgagtgtgtgtgtgagtgtgtgtgtgtgagtgagtctgtgtgtgtgtgagtgagtctgtgtgtgtgtgagtgtgtgtgtgtgtgtgcgtgtgagagagagagagagaatgaaaacagacgtgagtgtgtgagtgaaagagagaagaacatgaGAGTTACTCAGTTTTGTCTGAACATACAGTTAGAGACAGACCTGATGCTGAGGATGAGTCATAAAAActcgtgcgtgcgtgtgtgtgtgtgtgtgtgtgtgtgtaggagcggGACAAGGTGATGCCGTTGATAATTCAGGGTTTTAAGGATGCATCTGAAGAGGCGGGAACATCGGTGACGGGCGGACAGACTGTCCTAAACCCGTGGATCGTACTGGGAGGTGTGGCCACCACAGTCTGCCAACCAAATGAGTTCATAATGTGagtgcccctccccccaccccaaaccctgacctgttttttgtctttcactttcactttcacacttttaATCTCTGTCCacatctgtcctctctcactgctgcccatctgtctctcacactctggtTCTCGGCTGCTGCGTCTACAGTTTAcctatttatgtatttatagtCAGTAATGCCGTAAATACCATTGTTTCATATAATAATATTTCATATAATAATTTATTGACAGATTCTTGTATTGACACCACCATCTTGTGTgcttgtacatgtgtgtgcgtgcgtgtgtgtgtgtgtgtgtgcacgcgcgcatgtgtgtgtgtctgtgtgtgtgtctgtgtgtgtgtctgtgtgtgtgtctgtgcgtgtgtctgtgtctgtgtgtgtgtgtgtgtgtgtgtgtgtgtgtgtttgcaggccAGATAACGCTGTCCCCGGTGATGTGCTGGTTTTGACGAAGCCCCTGGGCACTCAGGTGGCTGTGGCTGTTCATCAGTGGCTCGACAtagtgagtgacacacacacacacacacacacacacacacacacatatacacacacatacacacacacacacacacacacacagatacacacatatatacacacacacacacacacacacacacacagatacacacacacacacacacacacacacacacacacacacacacacagatacacacacacacacatatatacacacacacacacatatacacacacacacacacacacatatacacacacacacacacatatatacacacacacacacacacatacacacacacacacacacacacacatatatacacacacacacacacacacagatacacacacacacatatacacacacacacacacacacagatacacacacacacagatacacacacacacacacacatatacacacacacacacacacacacatatacacacacacacacacatatatacacacacacacatacacacacacacacacacacacacacatatacacacacacacacacatacatacacacacacacacacacacacatacatacacacacacatacacacacacacacacacacacacacatgcatataaacacacgaacacacacagcctgcctTTACACACCCatccccccctccacacacacactctctcacacacacacacatagccccccccccccaaacagtcTGCcttaccacaaacacacacagtcagcttgTGTAACGTGGGCGTctttgtctgctctgtgtgtcagcCGGAGAAGTGGAATAAGATTAAACTGGTGGTGACACAGGAGGATGTGGAGCTGGCGTACCAGGAGGCCATGATGAACATGGCTAGACTCAACagaacaggtacacacacacacacacacacgggcacgcccgcataccacaccacaacacacacacacacacacacaaaaagctcatatacatacatacagacaaatacCCCAGCAGAGCAGATACACAACTCTTAAAGAGGAAGGTCACCTCTTTTTGACATCCTGGTCCATTTTAACAACAGCCTCTTTGCAAGTACATAGTCAAGACAACTTTgtcaaaaagatgaaaaggagTGAAGGCCAAAAGCTACAGAAGTATCACTCTCTCACAGGGctagacacagacactcatggTCTAAAAGATGAATACTGAATAATTTTGCCACACACTGCCATAAACAtcacttacactctctctctttctctctctctctctctctctctgtctctgtctctctctctctctctctctctgtctctgtccctgtctctctctctctctctctgtctctctctagctgcGGGGTTGATGCACACCTTTAACGCCCATGCTGCCACAGACATCACTGGTTTCGGGATCCTGGGCCACGCCCAGACGTTAGCGCGGCAGCAGAGGAGTGAAGTCTCCTTTGTCATACACAACCTCCCTGTGCTCGCCAAGATGGCCGCCGTCAGCAAAGCCTGCGGAAACATGTTCGGCCTCATGCACGGCACCTGCCCCGAGACctcaggtcagaggtcaccacCTTTCACCTTCTCACTTGTGCAGGCCAACTTACGGTTCAGATCTTCttaaaaagagtgtgtgtgtgtgtgtgtgtgtgtgtgtgtgtgtatgtgaagatCTGGAATCTGTGCGAGCgtctgtgtgtaactgtgtaatctctctctctctctctctctctctctctctctgtagggggTCTGTTGATCTGTCTGCCTCGTGAGCAGGCAGCTCGGTTCTGTGCCGAGATCAAATCGCCCAAATACGGCGAGGGTCACCAGGCCTGGATCATCGGCATCGTGGAGAAAGGGAACCGCACGGCCCGCATCATCGATAAACCTCGCATCATCGAAGTCGCTCCGCAGGTCGCCACGCAGAACGTCAACACTACGCCTGGAACCACCTCTTAATCCTACAGTAGAACCTATCTAGAACCGGCTTCATCTAGAACCacctcagacaaacaaacacatacgtaAATAAATCAATCtatatttagagagagaagaatgataCACACATCGCACATGCTTAGGTTCATATGTCTGTTCTCTGCCTGCCGTGGCCTTAGGGCGGATGGGAAATGGACTTATTGCTTAAAGCTGTAAAAGGAGAGAAGTGGATGATGCATCCGTtgcctttctgtctctgtgttgtgtcgGAGACACTGACGGAGGAGGCAGCTTGCTTAAGGACTGTGGGATGGTGTGATaatgtttgattcattttgaaTCTCTACTCCTCCACCATGTCTTAGcaccctgtttgttttctgtctttttgctctGTGTATAAAGTGTAGCCGTAGAACCAGCTGGGTAACGATGCCTTGaatgacagatttaaaacatgaccgtgaaaaggaaggaagaatgAAGAGACAaagtttaaatgattttttttttctttttcactttctcttttgtaTTCCCTTTGTCCAAAACTACGTGAATAAACTGGCCCCGCCCCCCTTTTTGTTAGCTATGTTTAGATGGACAGACTGTGAATGAATACCTCACTCAGTGATTGGCCAGGGCTGTGGAGTGGGCTGGACCTCTGGAAGGACAGACAGCCAATCTGcagtaacacagagaatgtACTCAACAACTGATATGCAGTTTATtcatatatgtgcgtgtgtatgtgtcatatTCACTGTTACAGAGGAATTCTCTCACACGGCATTCAGTCAGAGGAGTTCTCTCACTCGGCGTTCAGTCAGAGGAGTTCTCTGACACGGCGTTCAGTCAGAGGAGTTCTCTGACACGGCGTTCAGTCAGAGGAGTTCTCTGACACGGCGTTCAGTCAGAGGAGTTCTCTCACTCAGCGTTCAGTCAGAGGAGTTCTCTGACACGGCGTTCAGTCAGAGGAGTTCTCTGACACGGCGTTCAGTCAGAGGAGTTCTCTCACTCAGCGTTCAGTCAGAGGAGTTCTCTCACTCAGCGTTCAGTCAGAGGAGTTCTCTGACACGGCGTTCAGTCAGAGGAGTTCTCTGACACGGCGTTCAGTCAGAGGAGTTCTCTCACTCGGCGTTCAGTCAGAGGAGTTCTCTGACACGGCGTTCGGTCAGATGAGAAAAGACCCATCCTGTTCTGTGGTAGACTTGACTTTTATATAATGTGTATAGAGTTtctttctcacccccccctctctctctctctcttttctttctcattcgTCTCACTAATGATGTATGCTTCTAAGCCCCCCttcaataaatacatttcagatcttttttaaatttctcttgGAAAAGGcattcttctgtctgtctctggtctTTGAGGTTCATTCCTGTAGGGGGCACTGTGGAGCAGGTTGCTGTTTGAGTAACTGCTCTGGGGCAGTTCTTATTCAAGCcactctctggctctctgtggtcatatacacacagtgtctgtgtatcCGCTGACTATGCAGATGAGTTAATGTTACCCAGGCCTTACACAAACCAGTTAAAATCATGGCTCAAGAATACAGGCATGTATTAACAGGTGGACAATGTAAAAATAGTGATTGGagttgatctctctctctctctctctctctctctctctctttctctggaatAGAAGACTCAAGGCATGAAGTGAAGGTCAAAAATCtcttaatttaatttctttaatttAGTTCATATATACAGTTATAATCACTTGTTTCTGCTGTTCTAAAGAACACACGA is part of the Chanos chanos chromosome 13, fChaCha1.1, whole genome shotgun sequence genome and encodes:
- the sephs1 gene encoding selenide, water dikinase 1, with amino-acid sequence MSVRESFNPESHELDKNFRLTRFTELKGTGCKVPQDVLQKLLESLQENHYQEDEQFLGAVMPRLGIGMDTCVIPLRHGGLSLVQTTDYIYPIVDDPYMMGRIACANVLSDLYAMGVTECDNMLMLLGVSNKLSDKERDKVMPLIIQGFKDASEEAGTSVTGGQTVLNPWIVLGGVATTVCQPNEFIMPDNAVPGDVLVLTKPLGTQVAVAVHQWLDIPEKWNKIKLVVTQEDVELAYQEAMMNMARLNRTAAGLMHTFNAHAATDITGFGILGHAQTLARQQRSEVSFVIHNLPVLAKMAAVSKACGNMFGLMHGTCPETSGGLLICLPREQAARFCAEIKSPKYGEGHQAWIIGIVEKGNRTARIIDKPRIIEVAPQVATQNVNTTPGTTS